The DNA segment TTCCAACATGGCCTTAGCCACCCGGCGCATGCCCCCCTGGTCCAAACGGACCTCCAGGTGATAACCGGTTTTCGTATAGTCGCCGGCGCTGACCTGCCCTTCGGGCACGGCCTGGGCCAGACTATTTTTTAGCTCTACGAGCAGCTTTTTCTGCCCTGCGGTTGGCATCTATAATTCCTTTAGTAATCTTGGTTTGTATTTTAAGAAATCCCTGGAGCAAGGCCTCCGGCCGGGGAGGGCAGCCGGGGATATAGACATCGACCGGGATGATCTTGTCCGCCCCGTTGACAATGGCATATTGCCCGTCATAAGAAAAAGGTCCCCCCGAGATGGCGCAATTGCCCATGGCGATGACATACCGGGGAGCCGGCATTTGATCATAAAGGGTCTTGATGGCCGGGACCAGCTTGTGGGGTATGGTTCCGGCAACGACCATGACATCGGATTGCCGGGGAGTGCCTCGGGGGATGATCCCGAAACGGTCCCAGTCAAAACGGGCCACACCGGCGGCCATCATCTCGATAGCGCAACAGGCGATCCCGAAGGTCAGGGGCCAAAGGGAATTGACCCGGACTAAATCCAAAAGATCCTGCACGGGAGCAAATCCCACGACCGCAGGGCTTTCCTCATATTCCTTGGATAGATCCCTGGAGGGAATGCAGATGGGGGCGCCTCCCTTTACTTCCATTTAAAAACTCCTTTACGCCAGGCGTAGACGATAGTCAACGATATCAGAAAGAGGAAGATAAAGAACTCAATGAGCTCGGAAAATCCCGTTCCCTTTTGATAGGCCA comes from the Deltaproteobacteria bacterium genome and includes:
- a CDS encoding NADH-quinone oxidoreductase subunit B, which codes for MEVKGGAPICIPSRDLSKEYEESPAVVGFAPVQDLLDLVRVNSLWPLTFGIACCAIEMMAAGVARFDWDRFGIIPRGTPRQSDVMVVAGTIPHKLVPAIKTLYDQMPAPRYVIAMGNCAISGGPFSYDGQYAIVNGADKIIPVDVYIPGCPPRPEALLQGFLKIQTKITKGIIDANRRAEKAARRAKK